Proteins encoded within one genomic window of Ferrimicrobium sp.:
- the lspA gene encoding signal peptidase II, protein MRSFRSRATAVVVVVALVILADQVTKTWAENALRRGPIDILGPIKLQLTFNSGFSFSIGQGHPLLITIAAIVIAVGVGVYALLTPSRLKRIAASLVVGGALGNLADRLFRHNHGAVIDFIRFPHWPIFNLADSAITVGVILLLIAGVLDGRHERSQR, encoded by the coding sequence ATGAGGAGCTTTCGGTCACGGGCTACCGCCGTCGTCGTGGTGGTAGCGCTGGTGATCCTGGCTGACCAGGTCACCAAGACGTGGGCGGAGAACGCGCTACGACGCGGCCCTATCGATATTCTCGGACCGATCAAGTTGCAGCTGACCTTTAACTCCGGCTTCTCGTTTTCGATTGGTCAAGGACACCCCTTGCTGATCACGATCGCCGCGATCGTGATCGCCGTCGGTGTTGGCGTCTATGCGTTGTTGACGCCATCGCGCCTCAAGCGTATTGCTGCATCACTGGTGGTGGGCGGTGCGCTCGGAAACCTGGCGGATCGACTCTTTCGACACAACCATGGCGCCGTCATCGACTTTATTCGCTTTCCACACTGGCCAATCTTCAACCTTGCCGACTCTGCGATCACGGTCGGGGTTATCCTTCTGTTGATCGCAGGAGTACTGGATGGACGACATGAACGTTCTCAGCGTTGA
- a CDS encoding TraR/DksA family transcriptional regulator, which produces MAKITQESNPIDPVEEYLNMDDDVLDELSDEEFVSQQRLLLETERKHYGEQAAQLRAEADSMVQNNEPAEVQFDEESGEGGTTAIDRERDLALAGSALAAIEEVDLALRKMDRGVYGLCESCKQPIPRARLRALPFARLCVRCKEGGLPRNR; this is translated from the coding sequence ATGGCCAAGATCACCCAGGAATCAAACCCGATCGATCCCGTCGAGGAATACCTTAACATGGATGATGATGTGCTTGACGAACTCTCAGACGAGGAGTTTGTGAGCCAGCAGCGTCTCCTGCTCGAGACCGAGCGTAAGCACTATGGCGAGCAAGCAGCCCAGCTGCGCGCCGAAGCTGACAGCATGGTACAAAACAATGAGCCCGCCGAGGTCCAATTCGATGAGGAGTCTGGCGAAGGTGGAACGACGGCGATCGATCGTGAACGCGACCTCGCGTTGGCAGGGTCGGCGCTCGCTGCCATCGAAGAAGTCGACCTCGCGCTGCGCAAGATGGATCGAGGCGTCTACGGTCTGTGCGAGAGCTGCAAGCAACCAATTCCGCGTGCTCGTCTACGGGCACTGCCCTTCGCACGATTGTGTGTGCGATGCAAAGAAGGCGGTTTGCCGCGCAATCGATGA
- the ileS gene encoding isoleucine--tRNA ligase produces the protein MSDHEEKSPYPHQPGALNLPDLEHEILAFWDNDDTFRASIAKRRDAGGEAFVFYDGPPFANGSPHYGHLLTGFVKDAIPRYQTMRGKVVERRFGWDCHGLPAEMAAEKELGVSGRDGIEQLGIDHFNDHCRALVQRTTDEWFRYVTRQARWVDFIDSYKTMDTSFMESVIWAFKRLHDKGLVYEYYRVLPYCWECETPLSNFETRQDDSYRPRIDPAITVAFRLPPRDDGDDPIVDGELHLLAWTTTPWTLPSNLAVAVRPDVEYSVFRDGDDPRLFVMASERLAAYHDRFPNLVVVTTVTGTQLLNRPFVPIFPFFADVDNAFRVIAGDFVTIDEGTGIVQMAPGFGEEDQQACEAASIKVVCPVDEKGRYTSEVSWYAGTQVFEANEAIKSYLQEQGLLIEAKPYEHSYPHCWRTDTPLIYKAVSSWFVNVTALKDRLLELNQAIEWVPEHVKNGAFGKWLEGARDWSITRNRYWGSPIPVWKSDDPSYPRVDVYGSLDELEADFGVRPSDLHRPSIDELVRPNPDDPTGKAMMRRVPDVLDCWFESGSMPFAQLHYPFEHRENFEANFPADFIVEFIGQTRGWFYTLHVLSVALFDAPPFQHCMAHGILLGNDGRKLSKRLKNFPDPWEVFEQIGADAMRWFLLSSSVLRGQEMILERQAMFDTVKRVINPIWNAFSFLALYAEADGTRGSFDPTSTHLLDRYILAKSRQLTEEVTQSLDHFDLSRATAGIEDFLDVLNNWYIRRSRDRFWAAKGSAPELDHSKQEAYNTLHTVLENLTTLTAPLLPMLSEYLYRALTDARSVHLADWPSPDRLGAPEPDLVRDMDLVREICSQVHSIRKATGMRARLPLRSITVASLAPRDLDAYVDLIKAETNVKAVHVTGDFDRFAHQRLTINPALLGPRLGPMTQKIIQAVRNGHYKLENDTPIVDGTVLQPGEYVLVLEPTDSVSMRVLGDRATVVALDLTTDDALELEGLARDVIRAIQQHRKDSDYDVSDRIDLTIAVADPSHRLAEAIGRHADDITTQTLALTLELTRALDDTISATMVEIDGCQLGIASVVASD, from the coding sequence ATGAGCGACCACGAAGAAAAGAGCCCATACCCTCATCAACCAGGCGCACTCAATCTCCCCGACCTCGAGCATGAGATCCTCGCCTTCTGGGACAACGACGACACCTTTCGAGCCTCGATTGCCAAGCGCCGAGACGCTGGGGGCGAAGCCTTCGTATTTTACGACGGCCCTCCCTTTGCCAATGGGTCACCCCACTACGGCCATCTCCTAACTGGCTTCGTCAAGGACGCCATTCCCCGGTACCAGACCATGCGAGGCAAGGTGGTCGAACGACGTTTTGGTTGGGATTGTCATGGATTGCCGGCCGAGATGGCTGCCGAGAAAGAGCTCGGCGTGAGCGGGCGCGACGGCATTGAGCAGCTCGGCATCGATCACTTTAACGACCACTGTCGGGCGCTAGTCCAGCGTACGACCGACGAGTGGTTTCGCTATGTCACACGACAAGCCCGGTGGGTGGACTTCATCGACTCCTACAAAACGATGGATACGAGCTTCATGGAGTCGGTCATCTGGGCCTTCAAGCGGCTCCACGACAAGGGCCTGGTCTACGAGTATTACCGGGTACTCCCCTACTGCTGGGAGTGTGAGACTCCACTCTCGAACTTCGAAACCCGTCAAGACGACTCCTATCGCCCACGGATCGATCCTGCCATTACGGTGGCCTTCCGGCTTCCACCTCGTGACGATGGCGATGACCCCATCGTGGACGGTGAGCTCCACCTGCTCGCGTGGACAACCACGCCGTGGACACTTCCCTCGAACCTGGCGGTCGCCGTCCGCCCCGACGTCGAATATTCGGTCTTTCGCGACGGCGACGACCCAAGGCTCTTTGTCATGGCGAGCGAGCGACTTGCTGCCTACCATGATCGGTTCCCCAATTTAGTGGTCGTCACCACCGTCACTGGAACCCAACTGCTCAACCGACCATTTGTACCAATCTTTCCTTTTTTTGCCGATGTTGACAACGCCTTTCGAGTCATCGCAGGGGATTTCGTCACGATCGACGAGGGAACCGGTATCGTGCAGATGGCTCCAGGTTTTGGCGAGGAGGACCAGCAGGCCTGTGAAGCCGCCTCCATCAAGGTTGTCTGCCCGGTCGATGAAAAGGGGCGTTACACCAGCGAGGTGAGCTGGTACGCCGGGACACAGGTGTTCGAGGCCAACGAAGCGATTAAGTCCTACCTACAAGAGCAGGGGCTCTTGATCGAAGCAAAGCCCTACGAGCACAGCTATCCGCACTGCTGGAGGACCGACACGCCACTCATCTACAAGGCGGTGAGTTCCTGGTTTGTCAACGTCACAGCACTTAAAGACCGACTTCTCGAACTCAACCAAGCGATCGAGTGGGTTCCAGAGCACGTCAAGAACGGGGCCTTCGGCAAGTGGCTTGAGGGAGCGCGTGATTGGTCGATCACCAGAAATCGATATTGGGGCTCACCAATCCCAGTGTGGAAGAGCGACGACCCATCCTATCCAAGAGTCGACGTCTATGGATCGCTCGATGAGCTTGAGGCCGACTTCGGCGTACGACCAAGTGACCTCCATCGACCGAGCATCGACGAACTCGTTCGGCCCAACCCGGACGATCCAACCGGTAAGGCGATGATGCGTCGCGTCCCTGACGTGCTCGACTGTTGGTTTGAGTCGGGCTCCATGCCCTTTGCTCAGCTTCACTACCCCTTTGAGCATCGCGAGAACTTTGAGGCGAACTTCCCGGCTGACTTCATCGTCGAGTTCATCGGCCAGACACGTGGCTGGTTTTATACGCTCCACGTCCTGTCCGTCGCCCTCTTTGATGCCCCGCCCTTTCAGCACTGCATGGCCCATGGGATTCTCCTTGGCAACGATGGACGAAAGCTGTCTAAACGCCTGAAGAACTTCCCCGATCCATGGGAGGTTTTCGAACAGATCGGTGCTGACGCCATGCGCTGGTTCCTGCTCTCGTCATCGGTGCTGCGGGGCCAAGAGATGATCCTCGAACGTCAGGCGATGTTTGACACCGTCAAGCGCGTGATCAACCCAATCTGGAATGCCTTCTCGTTTCTCGCGCTCTACGCCGAGGCCGACGGAACCCGCGGCTCCTTCGATCCCACCTCCACACATCTACTGGACCGCTACATCCTCGCCAAGAGTCGCCAGCTGACCGAGGAGGTCACGCAGTCACTCGATCACTTCGACCTCTCTCGGGCAACCGCCGGCATTGAGGACTTTCTTGATGTTCTCAACAACTGGTACATCCGCCGTAGCCGGGACCGATTCTGGGCAGCAAAGGGTAGTGCCCCTGAACTTGACCATTCAAAACAAGAGGCGTACAACACGCTACACACGGTGCTCGAGAATCTGACGACGCTCACCGCCCCACTCCTCCCTATGCTGAGCGAATACCTCTACCGGGCCTTGACCGATGCCCGTAGCGTCCACCTTGCTGACTGGCCATCTCCAGATCGCCTAGGGGCACCCGAGCCCGACCTCGTGCGTGACATGGACCTCGTGCGTGAAATCTGCTCACAAGTTCACAGCATCCGCAAGGCGACCGGCATGCGGGCACGCCTTCCCTTGCGATCAATCACCGTCGCAAGCCTCGCGCCACGTGATCTTGATGCATACGTCGACCTCATCAAGGCTGAAACGAACGTCAAAGCGGTACACGTCACCGGTGACTTTGATCGCTTCGCACACCAACGTCTCACTATCAATCCAGCGCTGCTCGGCCCTCGGCTTGGCCCAATGACCCAAAAGATCATTCAAGCCGTCCGCAACGGCCACTATAAGCTCGAGAATGACACACCAATCGTTGACGGCACTGTCCTTCAACCAGGTGAGTACGTCCTCGTCCTTGAGCCCACCGATAGCGTATCGATGCGCGTTCTAGGTGACCGAGCGACGGTTGTCGCACTGGACCTCACCACCGATGACGCACTCGAGCTTGAGGGGCTTGCGCGAGACGTCATTCGCGCCATCCAACAACACCGCAAGGACTCGGATTATGACGTCTCTGACCGGATCGATCTCACGATAGCGGTCGCTGATCCCTCGCATCGACTGGCCGAAGCCATCGGCCGCCATGCCGACG